One Pseudomonas muyukensis DNA segment encodes these proteins:
- a CDS encoding CinA family protein: MDPITVLSTRLGEHLRRFNAQVSTAESCTGGGIAEAITRIPGSSAWFEAGYVTYSNAQKTRQLGVPEPLFAQVGAVSQEVVEAMVRGAQAASGARFAVAVSGVAGPDGGSPAKPVGTVWLAWADGKHVSSERRHFDGDREAVRRQTVIAALDGLLQLGAE; encoded by the coding sequence ATGGACCCGATCACCGTACTTTCCACGCGCCTGGGCGAACACCTGCGGCGCTTCAACGCCCAGGTGAGCACCGCCGAATCCTGCACCGGCGGCGGCATCGCCGAGGCTATCACTCGCATTCCCGGCAGCTCGGCCTGGTTCGAGGCCGGCTATGTCACCTATTCCAATGCCCAGAAGACCCGCCAGCTTGGCGTCCCTGAGCCCTTGTTCGCCCAGGTTGGCGCGGTCAGCCAGGAGGTGGTCGAGGCCATGGTCCGTGGCGCCCAGGCTGCCAGCGGGGCGCGTTTTGCCGTGGCGGTGAGCGGCGTGGCCGGGCCGGATGGCGGCTCGCCGGCCAAACCGGTGGGCACGGTGTGGCTGGCCTGGGCCGACGGCAAGCACGTGAGCAGCGAGCGGCGCCACTTCGACGGCGACCGCGAGGCGGTGCGCCGACAGACGGTGATCGCCGCGCTAGACGGCTTGTTACAGCTTGGCGCGGAGTAA
- a CDS encoding lysis protein, which yields MSRWQAALCLLLMAMSAAAAWQAQGWRHGRQLAVQEQALVQQRLDQAKALYALLLAEREQRQGLEQRLRDSESKHYQELTDAQHAQARLRDRLATADLRLSVLVERDASGAAVPAAAGTGGVDHGAVRARLDPAHARRIISITDDGDRGLIALRACQEYVRGLAH from the coding sequence TTGAGCCGCTGGCAGGCGGCGCTGTGCTTGCTGCTGATGGCAATGAGCGCCGCCGCGGCCTGGCAGGCCCAGGGCTGGCGCCATGGGCGCCAGCTGGCGGTGCAGGAGCAGGCGCTGGTGCAGCAGCGCCTGGACCAGGCCAAGGCCTTGTACGCGCTGCTGCTGGCCGAACGCGAGCAACGCCAGGGCCTCGAACAACGCCTGCGCGACAGTGAATCGAAACATTACCAGGAACTCACCGATGCCCAACACGCTCAAGCACGCCTGCGTGATCGCCTTGCTACTGCCGATCTGCGCCTGTCGGTCCTGGTCGAACGCGACGCCAGTGGCGCCGCAGTGCCTGCCGCCGCCGGCACCGGCGGCGTGGATCATGGCGCCGTACGCGCCCGACTTGACCCGGCGCATGCTCGACGAATTATCAGCATCACCGACGACGGCGACCGCGGACTGATCGCGTTGCGGGCCTGCCAGGAGTACGTGCGTGGCCTGGCCCATTGA
- a CDS encoding glycoside hydrolase family 19 protein encodes MPLTEQQLRQIYPLAGQRAATFLPALNTAMANWEIDHPKRIAAFLAQVGHESGQLRYVKELGSDQYLARYDTGSLALRLGNTPQADGDGQLYCGRGLIQVTGRNNYQACSRALFGDERLLAQPQMLEQPRWACESAAWFWHSRGLNALADQGEFNRITRHINGGLNGLSERTALWTRAREVLC; translated from the coding sequence ATGCCGCTCACTGAACAGCAACTTCGCCAGATCTACCCACTCGCCGGCCAGCGCGCCGCGACTTTTCTGCCAGCCCTCAACACGGCAATGGCCAACTGGGAAATCGACCATCCCAAGCGCATCGCCGCCTTCCTCGCCCAGGTTGGCCATGAGTCCGGGCAACTGCGCTACGTCAAGGAACTGGGCAGCGACCAGTACCTGGCCCGCTACGACACCGGCAGCCTGGCCCTGCGCCTGGGCAACACGCCGCAGGCCGACGGCGATGGCCAGCTGTATTGCGGCCGTGGCCTGATCCAGGTGACCGGGCGCAACAACTACCAGGCGTGCAGCCGCGCGCTGTTCGGTGACGAGCGCCTGCTGGCGCAGCCGCAGATGCTTGAACAGCCGCGCTGGGCCTGCGAATCGGCGGCCTGGTTCTGGCACTCGCGCGGGCTCAATGCCTTGGCCGACCAGGGGGAGTTCAACCGCATCACCCGCCATATCAACGGCGGCCTCAATGGCCTGAGCGAACGCACGGCGCTGTGGACTCGGGCCCGCGAGGTGCTGTGTTGA
- a CDS encoding Com family DNA-binding transcriptional regulator yields MFIDLRCGQCHKLLARITPVSELQIKCGRCRTLNHVKATRFEPSPVSEPPAACAALRSDSHGECIDAAH; encoded by the coding sequence ATGTTCATCGACTTACGCTGCGGCCAGTGCCACAAGCTACTGGCCCGTATCACCCCGGTTTCCGAGCTCCAGATCAAGTGCGGCCGTTGCCGTACCTTGAACCATGTGAAAGCCACGCGCTTCGAGCCATCGCCTGTGAGCGAACCTCCGGCGGCCTGCGCCGCCCTTCGATCAGACAGCCATGGAGAATGTATCGATGCCGCTCACTGA